The Bordetella sp. FB-8 genome includes a window with the following:
- a CDS encoding methyl-accepting chemotaxis protein, with protein sequence MTTESNSKGSKKPRVKSSAQRPTSQGLSLRNVHVGTLLLIIMALFFVLVVSVGGLGAYYLQQNYKSVQNIGDLTARERTVSTINSNMLQARVGLMVSARYLQEAGWGGTDDTTASGKKAMTEAVALLDGVRKSFGQFQKNMLQDNTGHRLSIDLMRHYRAYIDDGVDPMVDALNHQDFSTFYMVNDTYGTPRSAAFIQSIANFSKYIEARQQALTDQAAEELRKGLIAVGMAILLSLILAILARGIFNSLVVKPLVSAGQLFNKVAEGDLTSKIPVRGRNEITVLYAGFKRMQESLIRTVASVRRGVEEIDNGSKEIASGNTDLSSRTEEQAASLEETAASMQELASTVNQNAENARQANQLAASASEVAVRGGSAVSEVIGTMQAISTSSKKIFEIVSVIDGIAFQTNILALNAAVEAARAGEQGKGFAVVAGEVRNLAQRSAQAAKEIKQLIEDSAGKVTVGSSQVERAGATMQEIVASVKRVTDIMGEISAASEEQARGIDQVNRAVTQMDETTQQNAALVEQAAAAASSLQDQSGKLAQAVAIFKLGTGEVIDMPGSPLPHGGAPILAS encoded by the coding sequence GTGACTACCGAGTCGAACAGCAAGGGGAGCAAGAAGCCTCGCGTCAAATCTTCAGCCCAGCGTCCCACGTCTCAGGGCTTGAGCCTGCGCAACGTGCACGTGGGAACCTTGCTGCTCATCATCATGGCACTGTTTTTCGTGCTGGTGGTAAGTGTGGGCGGGCTGGGTGCCTATTACCTGCAGCAGAACTATAAATCCGTGCAAAATATCGGTGACCTAACTGCGCGCGAGCGCACGGTGTCCACCATCAACAGCAATATGCTGCAGGCCCGCGTCGGACTGATGGTGTCGGCACGCTACTTGCAGGAGGCGGGCTGGGGCGGCACGGACGACACCACGGCGTCGGGAAAGAAGGCCATGACCGAGGCGGTTGCTTTGCTGGACGGTGTACGCAAGAGCTTTGGCCAGTTCCAGAAGAACATGCTGCAGGACAATACCGGGCACCGGCTTTCCATCGATCTGATGCGTCACTATCGCGCCTATATCGACGATGGCGTGGATCCCATGGTCGATGCCTTGAATCATCAGGATTTCTCCACTTTCTATATGGTGAACGATACCTATGGCACGCCGCGCAGCGCTGCGTTCATTCAATCGATCGCCAATTTCAGCAAATATATCGAGGCGCGTCAGCAGGCGCTGACAGACCAGGCTGCCGAGGAATTGCGCAAAGGGCTGATCGCGGTGGGTATGGCGATTCTGCTGTCGCTGATTCTGGCGATTCTGGCTCGCGGAATTTTCAACAGCTTGGTCGTCAAACCGCTGGTATCGGCCGGTCAGCTATTCAACAAGGTGGCGGAAGGCGATCTGACGAGCAAGATCCCGGTGCGCGGTCGTAACGAGATCACCGTCTTGTATGCAGGTTTCAAGCGCATGCAGGAAAGTCTGATCCGCACGGTGGCGTCGGTGCGCAGGGGCGTGGAAGAGATCGACAATGGTTCCAAGGAGATAGCCTCCGGTAATACCGACCTGTCTTCGCGTACGGAAGAGCAAGCAGCGTCGCTGGAGGAAACTGCGGCCTCGATGCAGGAATTGGCCTCCACTGTGAACCAGAACGCCGAGAACGCGCGCCAGGCCAACCAGCTGGCGGCCAGCGCTTCGGAGGTGGCGGTGCGTGGCGGCTCGGCCGTATCGGAAGTGATCGGCACCATGCAGGCTATTTCGACCAGCTCGAAGAAAATCTTCGAGATCGTCTCGGTGATCGACGGCATTGCCTTTCAGACCAATATCCTGGCCTTGAACGCGGCGGTGGAGGCGGCGCGCGCGGGCGAGCAGGGCAAGGGTTTTGCCGTGGTAGCCGGCGAAGTACGCAACCTGGCCCAGCGCAGCGCGCAGGCAGCCAAGGAGATCAAGCAGCTTATCGAAGATTCGGCGGGCAAGGTGACGGTGGGCTCGAGCCAGGTCGAGCGCGCGGGGGCGACCATGCAGGAGATCGTGGCCTCGGTCAAACGGGTGACCGATATCATGGGCGAAATCTCGGCGGCGTCGGAGGAGCAGGCGCGTGGAATCGACCAGGTCAACCGCGCCGTGACGCAGATGGACGAGACGACGCAGCAGAATGCGGCGCTGGTGGAGCAGGCGGCCGCGGCGGCCAGCTCTTTGCAGGATCAATCGGGCAAATTGGCCCAAGCCGTTGCGATATTCAAGCTTGGTACGGGCGAAGTGATAGATATGCCTGGATCGCCGTTGCCGCATGGCGGTGCGCCGATTTTGGCGTCGTAG
- the fliR gene encoding flagellar biosynthetic protein FliR, producing the protein MISFTSDQLNAWVGHFLWPFMRLLGLFLVAPVFSHASVPNLVKIGLAFVLTVAIAPAIGHIPKIDLNSWDALLVIVEQTVIGLAMGFVMQLILAAVEVGGEFIGLQMGLSFAQIFDPVNGANTAVLSQFLSIITTMLFLAFDGHLLLLSALVHSFNSLPIGLGALDRNGWGVIIQSGASIFASGLLLSLPLICALLVMNLAMGILNRAAPQLTVFSVGFPVTLISGLVLLTSVLPHSGAYFESLFQQGFDTLDLLLSKLGGH; encoded by the coding sequence ATGATTTCCTTTACCTCGGATCAGCTCAACGCCTGGGTAGGTCATTTCCTCTGGCCTTTCATGCGCCTGCTGGGGCTTTTCCTCGTTGCGCCGGTATTTTCCCATGCATCGGTCCCCAATCTGGTCAAGATCGGCCTGGCCTTCGTGCTCACGGTAGCCATCGCCCCGGCCATCGGCCACATCCCAAAGATCGACCTCAATTCCTGGGATGCGCTGCTGGTGATCGTGGAGCAGACGGTGATAGGCCTGGCCATGGGGTTCGTCATGCAACTCATCCTCGCCGCGGTGGAAGTCGGCGGCGAGTTCATAGGCCTGCAAATGGGCCTGTCCTTTGCCCAGATATTCGACCCGGTCAATGGCGCCAACACCGCCGTTCTCTCGCAGTTCCTGAGCATCATCACGACCATGCTGTTCCTGGCCTTCGATGGACACCTGCTCTTGCTGTCCGCGCTGGTACACAGCTTCAATAGCCTGCCCATAGGCCTGGGAGCTCTGGATCGCAACGGCTGGGGCGTCATCATCCAGTCGGGAGCGAGCATTTTTGCATCTGGCCTGCTGCTTTCCCTGCCACTGATCTGCGCCCTGCTGGTCATGAACCTGGCTATGGGCATCCTCAATCGCGCCGCGCCGCAACTGACGGTGTTCTCAGTAGGTTTTCCCGTCACCTTGATTTCAGGCCTGGTGCTGCTGACCAGCGTATTGCCGCACTCGGGCGCCTACTTCGAATCTTTGTTCCAGCAAGGATTCGACACCTTGGACCTGCTGCTCTCGAAACTGGGCGGCCATTGA
- the fliQ gene encoding flagellar biosynthesis protein FliQ, giving the protein MTAETVMTMAYQAMKVALAMAAPLLLISLVVGLVISVFQAATQINEMTLSFIPKLLAICAGLVVLGPWLTGLMVDYLRQIITQIPSLVS; this is encoded by the coding sequence ATGACCGCCGAAACTGTCATGACCATGGCCTACCAGGCCATGAAGGTCGCGCTGGCCATGGCCGCACCCTTGCTGCTTATCAGCCTGGTGGTGGGCTTGGTGATCAGCGTGTTCCAGGCCGCGACGCAGATCAACGAAATGACTTTGTCGTTCATACCCAAGTTGCTGGCCATCTGCGCCGGCCTGGTTGTGCTGGGTCCGTGGCTGACTGGTCTGATGGTCGATTACCTGCGCCAGATCATCACCCAGATCCCTTCCCTGGTTTCCTGA
- the fliP gene encoding flagellar type III secretion system pore protein FliP (The bacterial flagellar biogenesis protein FliP forms a type III secretion system (T3SS)-type pore required for flagellar assembly.), with product MRYALLALIGLALFPGTTLAQATLPALTATPGPGGSQTYSLSMQTLLLMTSLTFLPAALLMMTSFTRIIIVLSLLRTAMGTQATPPNLVLLGMALFLTYYTMSPVFDKIYTDAYRPLSNNTITFETAVDRASVPLRTFMLHQTRETDLRLFADLAKTPAMNDPSQTPMSILVPAFVTSELKTAFQIGFTIFIPFLIIDMVVASTLMALGMMMVPPATVALPFKLMLFVLADGWHLLMGSLAKSFYQ from the coding sequence ATGCGCTACGCCCTATTGGCTTTGATCGGCTTGGCTCTGTTTCCCGGCACCACGCTGGCACAGGCTACCCTACCTGCCCTGACAGCCACCCCTGGTCCAGGCGGATCGCAGACGTACTCGCTCAGCATGCAGACGCTGCTGCTGATGACCTCGCTCACGTTCCTACCAGCGGCCTTGCTGATGATGACCAGCTTCACACGCATCATCATCGTGCTGAGTCTGCTGCGCACAGCGATGGGCACGCAGGCCACGCCACCCAACCTGGTGCTGCTGGGCATGGCGCTCTTCCTGACTTACTACACCATGTCGCCGGTGTTCGACAAAATCTACACCGATGCCTATCGTCCCTTGTCGAACAACACCATCACGTTCGAGACCGCGGTGGACCGGGCCAGCGTACCGTTGCGTACCTTCATGCTGCACCAGACGCGCGAAACGGATCTCAGACTCTTTGCCGATCTGGCCAAAACACCCGCGATGAACGATCCCAGCCAGACGCCCATGAGCATTCTGGTCCCGGCCTTTGTTACGAGCGAACTGAAGACCGCGTTCCAGATCGGTTTCACAATCTTCATACCCTTTCTAATTATCGACATGGTGGTGGCCAGTACACTCATGGCCCTGGGCATGATGATGGTGCCGCCCGCCACGGTCGCCCTGCCTTTCAAACTCATGCTATTTGTGCTGGCTGACGGCTGGCATTTATTGATGGGTTCGCTCGCCAAGAGCTTCTATCAGTAA
- the fliO gene encoding flagellar biosynthetic protein FliO — MMQDAVLRTTLGLIMVVAVILAMAWMARRTGLVSRQGGSAGLKLVSRLSLGPRQNVIVVQAQDTWLVLGQTATNITVLHTMPAQAAPEAPGPDSRSDFPQALAAKLGKALKRP; from the coding sequence ATGATGCAAGACGCCGTCCTGCGCACCACGCTGGGCCTGATTATGGTCGTAGCGGTGATTCTGGCCATGGCCTGGATGGCACGGCGCACTGGCCTTGTTTCCCGCCAAGGCGGCAGCGCCGGTTTGAAGCTCGTCTCCCGCCTATCGCTGGGTCCTCGCCAGAACGTGATCGTGGTCCAGGCGCAGGACACCTGGCTGGTACTGGGCCAGACCGCAACCAACATTACCGTCCTGCATACCATGCCGGCACAGGCCGCGCCCGAAGCGCCTGGACCTGACTCCCGTTCCGATTTTCCCCAGGCATTGGCCGCGAAACTCGGCAAGGCGCTCAAGCGTCCCTAA
- the fliN gene encoding flagellar motor switch protein FliN yields the protein MADQNDQSDNPGATAPPSSGTDDWAEAFAEQAAGSAAPAQSVASAEDDWSAALAEQARSVPPTQADGLRAGTDAAPSPAAAPAAQPAAQSLFKPLAGGEGSGSGTDIDLIMDVPVQLTVELGRTRLTIKNLLQLGQGSIVELEALAGEPMDIFVNGYLIAQGEVVVVEEKYGIRLTDIITPSERLNRLNSRR from the coding sequence ATGGCTGATCAAAACGACCAGTCCGATAATCCCGGCGCGACTGCGCCTCCATCATCGGGTACCGACGACTGGGCTGAGGCTTTTGCCGAGCAGGCGGCAGGTTCCGCCGCGCCTGCTCAGTCCGTCGCATCGGCAGAGGACGACTGGTCTGCGGCTCTCGCCGAGCAAGCCCGTTCCGTACCGCCTACGCAGGCCGACGGATTGCGCGCTGGCACAGACGCTGCGCCTTCGCCAGCGGCCGCACCGGCCGCCCAGCCGGCAGCCCAATCCTTGTTCAAGCCGCTCGCCGGCGGCGAAGGCTCCGGCAGCGGTACCGATATAGACTTGATCATGGACGTCCCCGTCCAGCTCACGGTCGAGCTGGGCCGCACACGCCTGACCATCAAGAACCTGCTGCAGCTGGGCCAGGGATCCATCGTCGAACTCGAGGCATTGGCCGGCGAACCCATGGATATCTTCGTCAACGGCTATCTCATCGCACAAGGTGAAGTGGTCGTGGTCGAAGAAAAATACGGTATCCGACTGACTGACATCATTACGCCGTCCGAGCGCCTGAACCGGCTCAACAGCCGGCGCTAA
- the fliM gene encoding flagellar motor switch protein FliM has product MAYEAFLSQDEVDALLAGVTGEEQSNARVADSDAPGTRAYDLSSPERVVRRRMQTLELINERFARHLRTVLLNFMRRSADITVSSIRIQKYADFERNIPVPSNLNMVLLRPLRGTAMLSYDASLVFLVVDSLFGGDGRYHMRVEGRDFTSTEQRIIRRLLNLTLDSYGRAWESVYPVEFEYVRSETHTKFANITGGNEVVVISHFRIEFGAQGGDLNICLPYSMIEPIRDILTRPMQETALEEVDQRWTHQLTRQVRSADIDLSAEFVSIPSSVRELLAMKVGDVLPIEVPESIIVNANGIPLMECGYGVFNGQYALRVQNTIPHDDSDYNEALKHG; this is encoded by the coding sequence ATGGCCTATGAGGCGTTTCTTTCCCAGGATGAAGTCGATGCCTTGCTCGCCGGCGTTACTGGCGAGGAGCAGAGCAATGCTCGGGTCGCCGACAGCGATGCGCCGGGAACCCGTGCTTACGACCTGAGTTCGCCCGAGCGCGTCGTGCGTCGGCGCATGCAGACGCTGGAGCTCATCAACGAACGTTTCGCGCGCCATTTGCGTACCGTGCTACTGAATTTCATGCGCCGCAGCGCCGATATAACGGTCAGCTCCATCCGCATCCAGAAGTACGCCGATTTCGAACGCAACATCCCTGTACCCAGCAACCTCAACATGGTTCTGCTGCGACCTTTGCGCGGCACGGCCATGCTGTCCTACGATGCCAGCCTGGTCTTCCTGGTGGTTGACAGCCTGTTCGGCGGCGACGGCCGTTACCACATGCGGGTGGAAGGCCGCGACTTCACGAGCACCGAACAGCGCATCATCCGGCGCCTGCTCAACCTCACGCTCGACAGCTATGGCAGAGCCTGGGAATCGGTTTATCCCGTCGAGTTCGAATACGTCCGTTCCGAGACGCATACCAAGTTCGCCAATATCACAGGCGGCAACGAAGTGGTGGTTATTTCCCATTTTCGCATCGAATTCGGCGCACAAGGCGGTGACCTGAATATCTGCCTGCCTTACTCGATGATCGAGCCCATCCGCGACATTCTCACCCGCCCTATGCAGGAAACCGCACTCGAGGAAGTGGATCAGCGCTGGACCCATCAGCTCACGCGCCAAGTGCGCAGCGCCGATATCGACCTGAGCGCGGAGTTCGTCAGCATTCCTTCCAGCGTACGCGAGCTACTGGCCATGAAGGTCGGTGATGTCCTGCCTATCGAAGTACCCGAGTCCATTATCGTCAACGCCAACGGCATACCGCTCATGGAATGCGGCTATGGTGTCTTCAATGGACAGTACGCCCTGCGCGTTCAGAACACAATCCCACACGACGACTCCGATTACAACGAGGCCTTAAAACATGGCTGA
- a CDS encoding flagellar basal body-associated FliL family protein encodes MATTLKSPPKMADSSSSGGMGRIVRPLIWLLVLLIVAALCITGTWFYLHWQSSRQLNPVQLAVGQSSSPAKVQYTKPAQVAQIPAPIFIKLDPFTVMLESKDSERMLFLGITLRLGDDQSRDRIEKYMPEVRSRILMILSSLTPQDVQTPDGKAKIIKEITAAVSKPFAPIPDGQNVSGVLFTDFVVQ; translated from the coding sequence ATGGCCACGACACTAAAATCCCCTCCCAAGATGGCTGATTCCTCCTCCTCAGGTGGCATGGGCCGCATTGTCCGCCCATTGATCTGGCTGCTGGTTCTGCTCATCGTGGCCGCGCTGTGCATTACCGGCACCTGGTTCTACCTGCACTGGCAATCCAGCCGCCAGCTCAATCCCGTCCAGCTGGCGGTGGGCCAGTCTTCGTCCCCAGCCAAGGTCCAGTACACCAAGCCTGCCCAGGTCGCCCAGATCCCCGCGCCCATTTTCATCAAGCTCGATCCGTTCACGGTCATGCTCGAGAGCAAGGACTCGGAACGCATGCTGTTCCTCGGAATCACCCTGAGGCTGGGCGATGATCAATCGCGCGACCGCATCGAAAAATACATGCCTGAAGTACGCAGCCGCATCCTGATGATTCTGTCCTCGTTGACGCCTCAAGACGTCCAGACCCCGGATGGCAAGGCCAAGATAATCAAGGAGATCACCGCCGCCGTCAGTAAGCCCTTCGCGCCTATTCCCGACGGGCAGAATGTTTCCGGCGTTCTCTTCACGGATTTCGTGGTGCAATAA
- a CDS encoding flagellar hook-length control protein FliK, translated as MTAALNLATVNALSAPTTSPQAQAASPAVGAGQSSNPSFSKILASQPGSGNTAQSQTSSNTSPQAQQQADASGSAATGNEQNPQAVGSQNGNAAAKSSGKDGAKSHDKNDPKQDATGIAISIVTNAAALPSPSMQQAPQAAAVQQGTQTALSLPQQALEIAAQVAAVQSQVANRQSLPPQGASASGKGDAVLGTAAAAKSAVAAAEKSAMASAATPATAQAQTPVLSPGTSQPQDMSGMAAPAAALPSAAAQPAAPVQTSIQGLRRTAAADVKPMASSTRQSPSVTRGSTQTSDAASAANSAQQQQAPLVAQAAAAAAAVAVPQNIAAIAAQASASLASSTVAASARTGQSTTNAPSGITSSQIPVVLSLTSTPVGSAQWNTDLSRQMVLLSNNAKNGNQTAELRLDPPNLGPLHVTISLTDGIASASFVSAHAVVRQTLESAMPQLQTAFEQAGLSLGQTSVGDQNAQSGERQASGGQAGRSASVQAVDNGNTTTAVLQVSPTRNINALVDTFA; from the coding sequence ATGACTGCCGCCCTCAATCTTGCCACTGTGAATGCCCTTTCGGCGCCCACGACCTCACCCCAGGCTCAGGCCGCCTCGCCTGCCGTCGGTGCCGGCCAGAGCAGCAATCCCAGCTTCTCGAAAATCCTGGCCAGCCAGCCTGGCAGCGGCAATACAGCCCAGAGCCAGACTTCGAGCAATACCTCCCCGCAGGCGCAGCAGCAAGCCGACGCTTCCGGCAGCGCTGCTACGGGCAATGAACAGAACCCCCAGGCTGTCGGCAGCCAGAATGGCAACGCCGCCGCCAAATCCTCCGGTAAGGACGGCGCCAAGAGTCACGACAAGAACGACCCGAAGCAGGATGCCACCGGCATTGCAATCAGCATTGTGACCAATGCTGCGGCGCTCCCGTCCCCATCTATGCAGCAAGCCCCGCAGGCGGCGGCTGTCCAGCAGGGGACGCAGACTGCACTCAGCCTGCCGCAGCAGGCACTGGAAATCGCCGCCCAGGTTGCCGCAGTGCAGAGCCAGGTGGCAAACCGCCAGTCCCTCCCCCCTCAGGGCGCCAGCGCCTCGGGCAAAGGGGACGCCGTGTTAGGTACGGCAGCGGCCGCCAAGTCCGCCGTGGCGGCAGCCGAAAAATCCGCTATGGCATCAGCCGCCACGCCGGCTACCGCCCAGGCTCAGACGCCGGTCCTCTCGCCAGGCACCTCGCAGCCGCAGGACATGAGCGGCATGGCAGCGCCTGCCGCCGCACTGCCATCGGCCGCTGCCCAGCCTGCAGCGCCAGTGCAAACGTCCATCCAGGGCCTGCGCCGTACCGCCGCTGCCGACGTCAAACCCATGGCCTCGTCCACCAGACAGTCGCCCAGCGTTACCCGCGGCAGCACGCAAACCAGCGACGCTGCCTCAGCGGCCAATAGCGCGCAGCAACAGCAGGCGCCGCTGGTCGCACAAGCGGCAGCGGCAGCGGCAGCCGTGGCCGTGCCCCAGAACATCGCCGCGATCGCCGCGCAGGCCAGCGCCTCTTTGGCCTCCTCAACGGTTGCCGCCTCGGCACGAACCGGCCAATCGACCACGAACGCTCCATCCGGCATTACCTCCAGCCAGATCCCGGTCGTGCTCAGCCTGACTTCCACGCCGGTCGGTTCGGCCCAATGGAACACCGACCTGAGCCGCCAGATGGTGCTGCTCAGCAACAACGCGAAAAATGGCAACCAGACAGCCGAATTGCGGCTGGACCCCCCTAATCTTGGCCCTCTGCACGTCACGATCAGCCTGACTGACGGTATCGCCAGCGCCTCTTTTGTTTCTGCGCACGCCGTCGTGCGGCAGACACTCGAGTCCGCCATGCCACAACTGCAGACTGCCTTCGAACAGGCCGGACTGTCGCTGGGCCAGACCAGCGTAGGCGATCAAAACGCGCAATCCGGGGAACGACAGGCATCGGGCGGCCAGGCGGGCCGATCCGCTTCGGTGCAGGCGGTTGACAACGGCAATACCACCACGGCCGTGCTTCAAGTTTCCCCCACGCGCAACATCAATGCCTTGGTCGATACCTTTGCGTGA
- the fliJ gene encoding flagellar export protein FliJ, whose protein sequence is MPSHLPLDTLIELAKEHADTAARALGRLNQERQHAEKQLELLRDYRNDYLTRLQKIMLSGMTASDCHNYQRFITTLDDAISQQVVSLEALNVNLEKSRLHWQHQQRKLNAFDTLAQREAQAARVVTERHEQRINDEHSTRLAGRRHSFY, encoded by the coding sequence GTGCCTAGCCATCTGCCCCTGGACACCCTGATCGAACTGGCCAAGGAGCACGCCGATACGGCTGCCCGCGCCCTGGGCCGCCTGAACCAGGAACGCCAGCATGCCGAGAAACAACTCGAGCTGCTGCGCGACTACCGCAACGATTACCTGACGCGCCTGCAGAAAATCATGCTCTCGGGCATGACGGCTTCCGACTGCCATAATTACCAGCGCTTCATCACCACGCTGGACGATGCCATCAGCCAGCAGGTTGTTTCACTTGAAGCGCTAAACGTCAATCTTGAAAAAAGCCGCTTGCATTGGCAGCACCAGCAACGCAAACTGAATGCCTTCGATACGCTGGCTCAGCGTGAGGCCCAGGCGGCGCGCGTCGTCACCGAACGCCACGAACAGCGCATAAACGACGAGCACTCCACACGGCTAGCCGGCCGGCGGCATTCTTTCTACTGA
- the fliI gene encoding flagellar protein export ATPase FliI, whose translation MNTSVHPEALPGAGAQPSSLAERWRTQLEIGSIRTAATEPWLVTGRITRATGLVLHATGLRLPVGAACRVEIARGHDHWADAEVVGFDGHTLYLMPQADISGLPPGARVVPAEPALQRRVPLPKKAELNGNAKPQLGRHLPVGNALLGRVVDGAGRPLDGLGPLSGADLAPLTALPINPLSRAPIDTVLDVGVRAINGLLTVGRGQRMGLFAGSGVGKSVLLGMMARYTRADVIVVGLIGERGREVKEFIEHNLGPEGLARSVVVAAPADVSPLLRLQGANYATRLAEHFRDQGLDVLLIMDSLTRYAMAQREIALAIGEPPATKGYPPSVFARMPGLVERAGMGAPGPDGKAGSITAFYTVLAEGDDQQDPIADAARAILDGHVVLSRYLADAGHYPAIDIEASISRAMTSLITQQQFNLVRRFKQSFSRYQRNRDLIAVGAYAAGNDPQLDDAIARYPRLETFLQQDIAESVDYEAAIQQLRAVTETRGDARA comes from the coding sequence ATGAACACGTCCGTCCATCCCGAAGCCCTGCCCGGTGCCGGCGCACAGCCGTCGTCCTTGGCCGAACGTTGGAGGACGCAGCTGGAGATCGGTTCGATCCGCACCGCCGCCACCGAACCTTGGCTGGTAACCGGCCGGATCACCCGCGCCACGGGACTGGTGCTGCATGCCACGGGGCTGCGCTTGCCCGTCGGCGCCGCCTGCCGCGTCGAGATCGCGCGCGGCCACGATCATTGGGCCGATGCCGAAGTGGTTGGTTTCGACGGCCATACGCTCTATCTCATGCCGCAGGCCGATATTTCCGGCCTGCCGCCCGGTGCCCGTGTCGTTCCGGCCGAGCCTGCCTTGCAGCGGCGCGTCCCCCTGCCCAAGAAGGCCGAACTCAACGGCAACGCCAAGCCGCAATTGGGCCGTCATCTACCTGTAGGTAATGCCCTGCTGGGCCGCGTGGTCGACGGCGCCGGCCGTCCGCTCGATGGACTGGGTCCATTGAGCGGCGCCGATCTCGCCCCGCTTACCGCCCTGCCCATCAACCCGCTCTCGCGGGCACCCATCGACACCGTGCTGGACGTGGGTGTGCGCGCCATCAACGGCCTGCTGACCGTAGGTCGCGGTCAGCGTATGGGCCTGTTCGCGGGCTCCGGCGTAGGCAAAAGCGTACTGCTGGGCATGATGGCCCGTTATACCCGGGCAGACGTCATCGTCGTGGGCCTGATTGGCGAACGCGGCCGAGAAGTCAAGGAATTCATTGAGCACAATCTGGGACCCGAAGGCCTGGCGCGCTCGGTTGTGGTGGCAGCACCGGCCGACGTTTCGCCGCTTTTGCGCTTGCAAGGCGCCAACTACGCCACGCGGCTGGCGGAACATTTCCGCGACCAAGGTCTGGATGTGCTGCTCATCATGGACTCGCTCACCCGTTATGCCATGGCCCAGCGGGAGATCGCCCTGGCCATCGGCGAACCGCCTGCCACCAAGGGCTATCCGCCCTCGGTATTCGCGCGCATGCCGGGCTTGGTAGAGCGTGCGGGCATGGGTGCGCCCGGCCCCGACGGCAAAGCCGGTTCGATAACAGCCTTCTACACCGTACTGGCAGAGGGCGACGATCAGCAAGATCCGATCGCCGACGCCGCGCGCGCCATTCTGGACGGCCACGTAGTGCTTTCCCGTTATCTGGCCGATGCTGGACATTACCCGGCCATCGACATCGAAGCCTCGATCTCCCGCGCCATGACCTCGCTCATTACGCAACAGCAGTTCAACCTGGTGCGGCGTTTCAAGCAGTCCTTCTCGCGCTATCAACGCAATCGCGATCTGATTGCGGTGGGTGCCTATGCGGCCGGCAACGATCCCCAATTGGACGATGCCATCGCGCGCTATCCTCGCCTGGAGACCTTCCTGCAGCAGGACATCGCCGAGAGCGTCGATTATGAAGCGGCGATCCAGCAATTGCGCGCCGTCACAGAAACGCGAGGAGACGCACGTGCCTAG
- the fliH gene encoding flagellar assembly protein FliH: MSDRPSVDAHHLVPRGADWRRWEMVSFDEPEVEVEPDVPVEPEPAGPSLEEIIQTARDEAYREAYQLGQADGHKQGYMQGLHEGRQAGHAEGHSSGHAEGLVRGREQGQQEAAHLHALVGRVAQAMSDMEEQMGQSLITLALDIAAQVLRGELAEHPESMLHAVREVLHLNPAAPQGVMRLWVHPEDIELVRLHLADELKDANWRVLADESIERGGCRAESPYGDIDATLSTRWRRVAASLGRNANWDPQHP, translated from the coding sequence ATGTCTGACCGGCCGTCCGTCGATGCGCATCATCTTGTGCCGCGCGGCGCCGACTGGCGCCGCTGGGAGATGGTGTCGTTCGACGAGCCGGAAGTCGAGGTCGAGCCCGATGTGCCCGTCGAGCCAGAACCCGCGGGTCCCAGTTTGGAAGAAATCATCCAGACCGCGCGCGATGAAGCCTATCGTGAAGCTTACCAACTAGGCCAGGCCGACGGCCACAAGCAAGGCTATATGCAAGGCCTGCATGAAGGTCGTCAGGCCGGCCACGCAGAAGGCCATTCCTCCGGACACGCCGAAGGCCTCGTGCGGGGCCGCGAGCAGGGCCAGCAGGAAGCCGCCCATCTGCACGCACTGGTTGGCCGTGTCGCGCAGGCCATGAGCGATATGGAAGAGCAGATGGGGCAAAGCCTCATTACCCTAGCGCTGGATATCGCGGCCCAGGTCTTGCGCGGCGAACTGGCCGAGCACCCGGAATCCATGCTGCACGCCGTGCGCGAAGTGCTGCACCTGAATCCGGCCGCGCCTCAGGGCGTGATGCGCCTGTGGGTACATCCCGAGGACATCGAGCTGGTTCGCCTGCACTTGGCGGACGAACTCAAGGACGCCAACTGGCGCGTGCTGGCTGACGAGTCCATCGAGCGCGGCGGCTGCCGTGCCGAGTCGCCTTACGGCGACATCGATGCGACGTTGAGCACACGCTGGCGCCGCGTCGCCGCCTCGCTGGGCCGCAACGCGAACTGGGATCCGCAGCATCCATGA